The window taattatgaatttttttcctatgAATTTGGAGTCACTAACCCGTTTCTGTATAAATAAATAAGCACATTTCTGATGTGAATTTAGCTcattcaatcaataaaaaatttttgctaGGTACATAATatcaaaacaataataatattgaaaacatATACTTAGCATACGGAAATTAAATATTGTTCTGAATCACAAGATACaaaagaattaaaataaaacaatttccagaACAATATCCAAAAGTATTAATATACAGAGTCAAAAAACATTCAGTCTTATTACCAGCTGTTCACAACTGAGTTTCCAAGGATACCTGGAGCTCCAATGAGCCCTGAAGACCTGAGAATAGGTTGTCCAATAATACCAGAGGAACCAATCAAAGGAGAACCAATCAATCCATGTCCAGCAATAGTTCTGGATAAGACTGGGCTTCCAACAATGGTCGAGCCAACCAATGGAGAACCAATGATGCCAGGAGCTGCAATAGTTCTGGAGAGAATTGAGTTTTCCAAtagggaagaagaagaaagcaATGGAGAGCCGATGATCTGTGGTTCAACGATGGATCTGGAAAGGATTGGGCCTGAGGAAATAGCTGGACTACCGATGATTGTGGAGGAAAGAGGGGAGGCTAATAATCCAGATGAAATTCTTGTTTCTACAAGGGGAGCTGAAGCAATTGCTCCACCCAAGATAGCCCCAGCGTTAGCAAGGGAAGCCATGGAAATGGCAACGAAGGCAACCTatagaatatgaaaatattagaaCGGTGAATAATCGAAGAAAAAACTCATACTTACGATGAATTTCATTGTGGTAAGTTCGAAGAATAGTTCGATATCGACTTAACTGGACGATCTGCAGTATTTATATGCATCGCgaactttttttcaatgaaaacaagTCTAAATATCCAAAATGAAAGGATTACGAAATTCTTCATTTGGTTTCAAACGTTACAGAAAAGAACGTGAGTTTTGGATGATGAAATTTGAGTTTTGTTTAAAGAAGACTCTGGGTGTGGTATCAAAAACAGGAAATAAATGTTATCAACTTATTTCGACAAAAACCCTGAACAGTGCTCTCACCTGCTTGTAATTcaatattgatgttttttttctgaaatgtaTTCTTGATCGAATTATAGATATACAATTTTGTTGACgttatttttatcaattcatTTGAATCAATTCCTTGAAATTTTTGAGCTGAATAGTTTTTTGATGCTATTTCAAGTTTCcactattgttttcattttattgatgcATATTATGTTATGAGTTGCATCTTaactcaatttcaattttttcatttctcctTCCTCTTTCATTTAGTTCGTAACCTGTTCTTcttcttattttatttattttttcatttcaaaataaaaagtataaaattgagttaatataaaaaaattatcttgtCCTACTTCGGACCTGTAAAAAGTATTAAGTTTCAAGTACCATCAAACAGGCACAGGGGTTCTGGTCTTCGTATTCTGTAACGCCCCCGTTTTAGGTAActttatgaaataaatgatagaGTGAGGCTGGATAAACTAAAAGGAAGctgataatatttcatcttcatatGGGTGTATCTGACCTTTCTCGTTCAATTCGAGCACGAATTGAAAAAAGGTTGGTTCGAATAAATCCGCTGGTCCGACAGAAGTGTGTTTCAATTTAAGTTAGTAGCTATATGCTTTTTCATTCTTTCAgtaaaatctattaaaaaatttactgattcgattcatctgaagaaaataatttcagttATTTACACGTCAAAACcttaatgaacaaaaaaatttgaaaagaacaCGACTCACAGCTTCAGTGGATAGCTCATAACGCACTGCCTAGCAATCGCCCTACAGTTATCTTAAAAAACGCACagtttgaattaattaaatgtTACACTTTTTGAGCACACAGTATATGATCATAGGTGATGAATAGAACATGTAAATCAATTACCTATACAGTCTCAGTAAATAGCTCGGTAAACAAATAGCAAatttattatttggaatttgcACTTTTTTAACACGCTAAATATATGGTCCTAGTTCATGATGACCTTATgaacatcctgtacatttttggtccaagccggtaacagtcttataatactacgtatcttcagaatcgaaaaagaaaaaaattttttcgaaaagagcTTTATCTGCTAAAGAATTCAAAACAATATGAGTCCttatcgccaccatttttttcataaaaatcccattaactcatgaaccgtgtagtttttacccaaggtatggcatattgcagAAGTCGTCATCAAAAAAAGCTACATATTGCATCattatgcaataatatactgggtgtgctatttgaaataaggaagtagtagtctgtttccggtaataccggaagttgaagagatttgaaaatattttagggaaaaggatcattgtctcaaaccccaatatgctaATTTTTAGCTCAAaatcatgattagttttccatgaacgtctaatatgccatcccggtgaatcaccctgtatttcaggAAGTGATTTTGACGGTcgaaacat is drawn from Harmonia axyridis chromosome 7, icHarAxyr1.1, whole genome shotgun sequence and contains these coding sequences:
- the LOC123684579 gene encoding uncharacterized protein LOC123684579, producing the protein MKFIVAFVAISMASLANAGAILGGAIASAPLVETRISSGLLASPLSSTIIGSPAISSGPILSRSIVEPQIIGSPLLSSSSLLENSILSRTIAAPGIIGSPLVGSTIVGSPVLSRTIAGHGLIGSPLIGSSGIIGQPILRSSGLIGAPGILGNSVVNSW